One window of Mesorhizobium loti R88b genomic DNA carries:
- a CDS encoding tellurite resistance TerB family protein translates to MPSPTPHEALIYLMVITSASDRDMTDVELARIGDVVRSWPVFEDFKHDRLVEVAQACQRMLHEKDGLEGVLARVGEALPERLRDTAYAAAFEVAAVDLEMRMEEVRVLQLIRRQLDLDTLTVAAIGRAAKARLRTLT, encoded by the coding sequence ATGCCATCGCCGACCCCGCATGAAGCCCTGATCTACCTGATGGTCATCACCTCGGCCTCCGACCGAGACATGACCGATGTCGAGCTGGCGCGGATCGGCGACGTCGTCCGCTCATGGCCGGTGTTCGAGGATTTCAAGCACGACAGGCTGGTCGAGGTTGCCCAGGCTTGCCAGCGGATGCTGCATGAAAAGGATGGTCTTGAAGGCGTTCTCGCACGCGTTGGTGAGGCCTTGCCGGAGCGCTTGCGCGACACGGCCTATGCCGCCGCCTTCGAAGTGGCTGCCGTCGATCTCGAAATGCGCATGGAGGAAGTGCGGGTGCTACAGCTGATCCGCCGCCAGCTCGATCTCGACACGCTGACCGTCGCCGCCATCGGCCGTGCGGCCAAGGCACGCCTGCGCACGCTGACCTGA
- a CDS encoding 3-hydroxyacyl-CoA dehydrogenase NAD-binding domain-containing protein → MSYTNFTLETDADGIALVTWNMPDRSMNVFTEEVMNELDKIIDQVVADAGIKGAVITSGKDSFSGGADLTMLQKMLTVFATEKTKDPEKAAKLLFDNAGRMGGLWRKLETSGKPWVSAINGTCMGGAFELSLACHGRVAADSDKVKMALPEVKVGIFPGAGGTQRVPRLTDQQQALQMLTSGQNLSPQKAKAMGLIHEIAEPAKLIETAKAMIKNGLKAIQPWDEKGFKLPGGQIYSPAGFNLWPPAIAILRRETYGNYPAAAAILKSVYEGLLVPFDTGLRIEQRYFTEIMQTKEAAAMIRSLFVSLQELNKGARRPAGVPETKFKKIGILGAGFMGAGIAYVTAKAGIPVVLLDRDLESAQKGKAHSDSLVSDQVKKGRAKPEEKDRLLSLITPTSDYADLAGCDLVVEAVFEDSAVKKAATEQAEAVLKSSAIFASNTSTIPITGLARNSVRPKNFVGIHFFSPVDKMMLVEIILGKKTGDKALATAIDFVRAIKKTPIVVNDTRGFYVNRCVLRYMSEAYKMLIEGVPAPMIENAAKAAGMPVGPLALTDETAIDLAQKIMKQTIRDLGDKAVDPKQMALINTMVDDHGRFGRKNGKGFYDYPAKPAKKKLWPGLKELYPQLAAEKVDYEELQQRLLVTIALEAARVMEEGIVTDPREADVGSILAFGFAPYTGGALSCIDGIGAKRFVKIAKGLQKKYGAEFKAPKLLLEMAEKGETFYERFDPYAKRDVKQAA, encoded by the coding sequence ATGAGCTACACCAATTTTACCCTCGAGACCGACGCCGACGGCATTGCGCTGGTCACCTGGAACATGCCCGACCGCTCGATGAACGTGTTCACCGAAGAGGTGATGAACGAGCTCGACAAGATCATCGACCAGGTGGTGGCCGACGCCGGTATCAAGGGCGCGGTGATCACCTCGGGCAAGGACAGCTTCTCCGGTGGCGCCGATCTCACCATGCTGCAGAAGATGCTGACGGTGTTTGCCACGGAAAAGACCAAGGATCCGGAGAAGGCGGCGAAGCTCTTGTTCGACAATGCCGGCCGCATGGGCGGCCTGTGGCGCAAGCTCGAAACATCGGGCAAGCCCTGGGTGTCGGCGATCAACGGCACCTGCATGGGCGGCGCCTTCGAATTGTCGCTGGCCTGCCACGGCCGCGTCGCCGCTGATTCAGACAAGGTCAAGATGGCCTTGCCGGAAGTCAAGGTCGGCATCTTCCCCGGCGCAGGCGGCACTCAGCGGGTGCCACGGCTGACCGATCAGCAGCAGGCGCTGCAGATGCTGACCTCGGGCCAGAACCTGTCGCCGCAGAAGGCGAAGGCCATGGGCCTGATCCATGAGATTGCTGAACCAGCCAAGCTGATCGAGACCGCCAAGGCGATGATCAAAAATGGTCTGAAAGCCATCCAGCCCTGGGACGAGAAGGGCTTCAAGCTGCCTGGCGGGCAGATCTATTCGCCGGCCGGCTTCAATCTGTGGCCGCCGGCCATCGCCATCCTGCGGCGCGAAACCTATGGCAATTATCCGGCCGCCGCCGCGATCCTGAAATCCGTCTATGAAGGCCTTTTGGTGCCGTTCGACACCGGCCTGCGGATCGAGCAGCGCTATTTCACCGAGATCATGCAGACCAAGGAGGCGGCGGCGATGATCCGCTCGCTGTTCGTTTCCCTGCAAGAGCTGAACAAGGGCGCACGCCGTCCGGCCGGCGTGCCGGAAACCAAATTCAAGAAGATCGGCATTCTCGGCGCCGGCTTCATGGGCGCCGGCATCGCCTATGTCACCGCCAAGGCCGGCATCCCGGTGGTTTTGCTCGACCGCGACCTGGAGTCGGCTCAGAAGGGCAAAGCGCATTCCGACAGCCTGGTCTCGGATCAGGTCAAGAAGGGCCGCGCCAAGCCCGAGGAGAAGGACAGACTGCTGTCGCTCATCACACCGACATCGGACTATGCCGACCTCGCCGGCTGCGACCTCGTGGTCGAGGCCGTGTTCGAGGATTCGGCCGTCAAGAAGGCCGCCACCGAACAGGCTGAAGCGGTGCTGAAGTCGTCGGCGATCTTCGCGTCGAACACCTCGACCATTCCGATCACCGGCCTGGCCAGGAATTCGGTGCGGCCGAAGAATTTTGTCGGCATCCACTTCTTCTCGCCGGTCGACAAGATGATGCTGGTCGAGATCATCCTGGGCAAGAAGACGGGCGACAAGGCGCTGGCGACCGCTATCGACTTTGTCCGCGCCATCAAGAAGACGCCGATCGTCGTCAACGACACGCGCGGCTTCTACGTCAACCGCTGCGTGCTGCGCTATATGTCGGAAGCCTACAAGATGCTGATCGAAGGCGTGCCCGCGCCGATGATCGAGAATGCGGCCAAGGCCGCCGGCATGCCGGTTGGTCCCCTGGCGCTGACCGACGAGACGGCGATCGACCTTGCCCAGAAGATCATGAAGCAGACCATCAGGGATCTCGGCGACAAGGCTGTCGACCCCAAGCAGATGGCGCTGATCAACACCATGGTCGATGACCATGGCCGCTTCGGCCGCAAGAACGGCAAGGGTTTTTACGACTACCCTGCCAAGCCGGCCAAGAAGAAGCTGTGGCCAGGGTTGAAGGAGCTCTATCCGCAGCTCGCGGCTGAGAAGGTCGATTACGAGGAACTGCAGCAGCGGCTGCTCGTCACCATCGCGCTGGAAGCGGCACGGGTGATGGAAGAGGGCATCGTCACCGATCCGCGGGAGGCCGATGTCGGCTCGATCCTGGCCTTCGGCTTCGCGCCCTATACCGGCGGTGCGCTGTCCTGTATCGACGGCATCGGCGCCAAGCGCTTCGTCAAGATCGCCAAGGGCCTGCAGAAGAAGTACGGCGCTGAGTTCAAGGCACCCAAACTGCTGCTCGAGATGGCCGAGAAGGGCGAGACCTTCTACGAACGCTTCGACCCCTACGCCAAGCGCGACGTGAAGCAGGCTGCCTGA
- a CDS encoding acetyl-CoA C-acetyltransferase, which translates to MADAYVYDAVRTPRGKGKKDGSLHEVPAVRLAAKTLEALRDRNGLDTGTVDDIIFGCVDPVGEAGSVIPRAAAFEAGYDNKAPGMQISRFCASGLDAINFGAAKIAQGADEIVIAGGVESMSRVGMGASGGAWFMDPSVGLPGWFVPQGISADLIATKYGFSRDDVDAYAVESQKRAAKSWADGRFKKSVIPIKDQNGLTILDHDEHMRPSTDMQSLASLNPSFIMPGEMGGFDAVAVQKHPEVEEVNHVHHAGNSSGIVDGAAAVLLGSKKAGKAMGLKPRARIRTFANIGSEPVLMLTGPVDVTEKLLKRAKMKLSDIDLFELNEAFASVVLRYMQAFDIDHDKINVNGGAIAMGHPLGATGAMIFGTVLDELERRDLNTALVTLCIGAGMGTATIIERV; encoded by the coding sequence ATGGCTGACGCTTATGTCTATGACGCCGTGCGCACGCCGCGTGGCAAGGGCAAGAAGGACGGATCGCTGCACGAAGTGCCGGCGGTGCGGCTCGCCGCCAAGACGCTTGAGGCGCTGCGCGACCGCAACGGGCTCGATACCGGCACCGTCGACGACATCATTTTCGGCTGCGTCGACCCGGTCGGCGAGGCGGGTTCGGTCATTCCGCGCGCGGCCGCCTTCGAGGCCGGTTACGACAACAAGGCGCCCGGCATGCAGATCTCACGCTTCTGCGCTTCGGGTCTCGATGCCATCAATTTCGGTGCCGCCAAGATCGCGCAGGGCGCCGACGAGATCGTCATCGCCGGCGGTGTCGAATCCATGTCGCGCGTCGGCATGGGCGCCTCGGGTGGCGCCTGGTTCATGGACCCATCGGTAGGCCTGCCCGGCTGGTTCGTGCCGCAAGGCATTTCGGCCGATCTGATCGCCACCAAATACGGTTTTAGCCGTGACGATGTCGACGCCTATGCCGTCGAGAGCCAGAAGCGGGCGGCAAAATCCTGGGCCGATGGTCGCTTCAAGAAATCCGTCATTCCGATAAAGGACCAGAACGGCCTGACCATCCTCGACCATGACGAGCACATGCGGCCGTCGACCGACATGCAGTCGCTGGCTTCGCTCAACCCATCCTTCATCATGCCGGGCGAAATGGGCGGCTTCGATGCGGTCGCGGTGCAGAAGCACCCCGAGGTGGAAGAGGTCAACCACGTCCACCACGCCGGCAATTCGTCCGGCATCGTCGATGGCGCGGCCGCCGTTCTGCTCGGCTCCAAGAAGGCCGGCAAGGCGATGGGCCTGAAGCCACGCGCCCGCATCCGCACCTTTGCCAATATCGGCTCCGAGCCGGTGCTGATGCTGACCGGGCCGGTCGACGTCACCGAGAAGCTGTTGAAGCGCGCCAAGATGAAGCTGTCCGACATCGACCTGTTCGAGCTCAACGAGGCTTTCGCCTCGGTGGTGCTGCGCTACATGCAGGCTTTCGACATCGATCACGACAAGATCAACGTCAACGGCGGTGCCATCGCCATGGGCCACCCGCTTGGCGCCACCGGCGCGATGATCTTCGGCACGGTGCTGGACGAACTCGAACGCCGCGATCTCAACACCGCGCTGGTGACGTTGTGTATCGGCGCCGGCATGGGCACCGCAACGATCATCGAACGCGTCTGA
- a CDS encoding lysine--tRNA ligase: MAGSNIIDLNPDLLAAAAESKAWPFEEAKKIIERYKGTDFPETILFETGYGPSGLPHIGTFGEVARTSMVRHAFRVLTQDKVATKLLCFSDDMDGMRKIPDSVPDRAALEPYLHMPLSSVPNPFGGDYASFADHNNAMLCRFLDTFGFDYEFASATQYYKSGRFDAMLLRAAERYDKIMAVMLPTLGPERQATYSPFLPISPKSGRVLYVPMKHVDAKAGTITFDDDGTETTLSVTGGRVKLQWKPDFGMRWAALGVDFEMFGKDHQTNAVVYDRICNILGGRAPEHFVYELFLDENGQKISKSKGNGLTIDDWLTYAPTESLGLYMYQRPRQAKKLYFDVIPRAVDEYYTFLAAYPRQDWKERLGNPVWHMHDGNPPLVDMPVPFSLLLNLVSASNAQNKDVLWGFISRHAANVTPKTHPELDQLVGHAIRYFDDFVRPTKTFRPADEVEREALQSLDKALAALPADASGEAIQNASLNVARKIERYQDHSKQSPEGGPGVSGAFFQMIYQVLIGQERGPRFGSFAALYGVAETRALIQQALAGQLV; encoded by the coding sequence ATGGCGGGATCAAACATCATCGATCTCAACCCCGACCTGCTGGCGGCCGCCGCCGAGAGCAAGGCGTGGCCGTTCGAGGAAGCCAAAAAGATCATCGAGCGCTACAAAGGCACCGACTTTCCCGAAACGATCCTGTTCGAGACCGGCTATGGACCGTCCGGCCTGCCGCATATCGGCACGTTCGGCGAGGTGGCGCGCACATCGATGGTGCGCCATGCATTCCGTGTCCTGACGCAGGACAAGGTCGCGACCAAGCTTCTGTGCTTCTCCGACGACATGGACGGCATGCGCAAGATACCTGACAGCGTGCCGGATCGCGCAGCGCTCGAGCCGTATCTGCATATGCCGCTGTCTTCGGTGCCCAATCCGTTCGGCGGCGACTATGCGAGCTTCGCCGACCACAACAACGCGATGCTCTGCCGCTTCCTGGATACGTTCGGCTTCGACTACGAATTCGCCAGCGCGACGCAATATTACAAGTCGGGGCGCTTCGACGCGATGCTGCTGCGCGCCGCCGAACGCTACGACAAGATCATGGCGGTGATGCTGCCGACGCTTGGGCCTGAGCGGCAGGCGACCTACAGCCCGTTCCTGCCGATCTCGCCAAAGAGCGGCCGCGTGCTCTACGTGCCGATGAAGCATGTCGACGCCAAGGCCGGCACCATCACCTTCGACGATGACGGCACCGAGACCACGCTTTCGGTCACCGGCGGCCGCGTGAAGCTGCAGTGGAAGCCGGATTTCGGCATGCGCTGGGCGGCACTTGGCGTCGATTTCGAAATGTTCGGCAAGGACCACCAGACCAATGCGGTGGTTTATGACCGCATCTGCAACATCCTGGGCGGACGCGCGCCCGAGCACTTCGTCTACGAGCTGTTCCTCGACGAGAACGGCCAGAAGATCTCGAAGTCGAAGGGCAATGGCCTGACCATCGACGATTGGCTGACCTATGCGCCGACCGAAAGCCTCGGGCTCTACATGTACCAGCGGCCGCGGCAGGCCAAGAAGCTCTATTTCGACGTCATCCCGAGGGCCGTGGACGAATATTACACCTTCCTCGCGGCCTACCCCAGGCAGGACTGGAAGGAGCGGCTGGGCAATCCGGTCTGGCATATGCATGACGGCAACCCGCCGCTTGTCGACATGCCGGTGCCGTTCTCGCTGCTGCTCAACCTGGTCAGCGCTTCCAATGCACAGAACAAGGATGTGCTGTGGGGCTTCATCTCGCGCCACGCGGCCAACGTGACGCCGAAGACCCACCCGGAGCTCGACCAGTTGGTCGGCCATGCGATCCGCTATTTCGACGATTTCGTGCGGCCGACGAAAACGTTCCGCCCGGCCGACGAGGTCGAGCGCGAAGCACTGCAATCCCTCGACAAGGCGCTCGCCGCGCTGCCGGCTGACGCCAGCGGCGAGGCGATCCAGAACGCTTCGCTCAACGTGGCGCGCAAGATCGAACGCTATCAGGATCATTCCAAGCAGAGCCCGGAAGGCGGCCCGGGTGTTTCGGGCGCCTTCTTCCAGATGATCTACCAGGTGCTGATCGGCCAGGAGCGCGGCCCGCGCTTCGGCTCGTTCGCAGCCCTCTACGGCGTCGCCGAGACCCGCGCGCTCATTCAGCAGGCGCTGGCGGGTCAGTTGGTTTGA
- a CDS encoding transporter substrate-binding domain-containing protein yields MRSLVLASLLIAALSSIFGARAAEPQVPVLWDAKERLPKPDLSALPRLRFLTTTDFPPFNFLDGAGKLSGFHIDLARAICAELSIVDKCQIQALPWAELEGALEKGEGEAIIAGIAATPQSRQTYAFSRAYLQFPARFIMPKGKALTEPIFDKLRGKRVGVISGSAHERMLRDYFKTVQIVPFDGPEALYSDLKAGKIDAAFGDGMRFAFWLGGSDAAGCCRFAGGPYLAPEYLGTGMTIATRADNPALAAALDYALQEISMKGTFAEFYLRYFPVSFF; encoded by the coding sequence ATGAGGTCGCTGGTCCTGGCGTCGCTGCTGATCGCGGCGCTGTCATCGATCTTTGGCGCGCGCGCGGCCGAACCGCAGGTGCCGGTGTTGTGGGACGCCAAGGAACGATTGCCCAAGCCCGACCTTTCGGCACTGCCACGGCTGCGATTCCTGACCACCACGGATTTTCCGCCCTTCAATTTCCTCGATGGCGCGGGAAAGCTCTCCGGTTTCCACATCGACCTGGCGCGCGCCATCTGCGCCGAACTCAGCATCGTCGACAAATGCCAGATCCAGGCGTTGCCCTGGGCCGAGCTCGAAGGGGCGCTCGAGAAAGGCGAAGGCGAAGCGATCATTGCCGGCATCGCGGCGACGCCGCAATCGCGCCAGACATACGCCTTCTCGCGCGCCTATCTGCAGTTTCCGGCACGCTTCATCATGCCGAAGGGCAAGGCACTGACGGAACCGATTTTCGACAAATTGCGCGGCAAGCGCGTCGGCGTGATATCAGGCTCCGCGCATGAGCGCATGCTGCGCGACTATTTCAAGACAGTCCAAATCGTCCCCTTCGACGGGCCGGAAGCTCTCTACAGTGATCTCAAGGCGGGCAAGATCGACGCGGCCTTCGGCGACGGCATGCGCTTCGCCTTCTGGCTGGGCGGCTCCGATGCAGCCGGCTGCTGCCGTTTTGCCGGCGGTCCGTATCTGGCGCCTGAATATCTGGGCACCGGCATGACCATCGCCACACGGGCGGACAATCCGGCGCTGGCTGCAGCACTCGACTACGCGCTGCAGGAGATTTCGATGAAAGGCACCTTCGCTGAATTCTACCTGCGCTATTTCCCGGTTAGTTTCTTCTGA
- a CDS encoding S24 family peptidase: MLSHDRVWAAIDALAERYSLSASGLARRAGLDSTAFNKSKRLSSDGRPRWPSTESLAKIIEATGASLDEFTGLIEGRIGVASARRSSVPLLGFAQAGAGGFFDDAGFPAGQGWDLVELPAQSTESSYALQVQGDSMLPLYRNGDVLIVEPGAVTRKGDRVVVKTTAGEVMAKVLERQTVKAIALVSLNPDHPDRDIPMRDVEWVARIVWASQ, from the coding sequence ATGCTCTCGCACGACCGCGTTTGGGCCGCCATCGATGCTCTTGCCGAGCGTTATTCGCTTTCGGCGTCAGGTCTGGCAAGGCGCGCGGGCCTCGATTCAACCGCCTTCAACAAGTCGAAACGTCTGTCCTCGGACGGCCGGCCGCGCTGGCCTTCAACCGAATCACTGGCCAAGATCATCGAGGCAACGGGCGCTTCGCTCGACGAATTCACCGGGCTGATCGAAGGCCGCATCGGCGTCGCATCGGCGCGCAGGAGTTCCGTGCCGTTGCTCGGCTTTGCCCAGGCCGGCGCCGGCGGTTTTTTCGACGATGCCGGCTTTCCGGCGGGGCAGGGCTGGGATCTGGTCGAACTGCCCGCGCAATCGACCGAAAGCTCCTATGCCTTGCAGGTGCAAGGCGATTCCATGCTGCCGCTCTACCGCAATGGCGACGTGCTCATCGTCGAGCCGGGCGCGGTGACCCGCAAGGGCGATCGCGTCGTGGTCAAGACCACCGCGGGCGAGGTGATGGCCAAGGTGCTCGAGCGCCAGACCGTCAAGGCGATCGCGCTGGTGTCGCTCAATCCCGATCATCCAGACCGCGACATCCCCATGCGTGATGTCGAATGGGTGGCGCGGATTGTCTGGGCAAGTCAGTAG
- a CDS encoding thioesterase family protein, which translates to MPATARSRGPYVMGGESRLAFRCLPTDIDFNVHLNNARYMMLADLGRIDLFVRAGLITLARKNGWAPMMGGLQAVYAREIRLWRRFEVVSSIETWEGSQVIGKHRFVLDNGETAALILTTAGVYDRKARRFVDIDEVVAALGRAVAPRPPTQEERIFMTSHQGLRTLAKAAD; encoded by the coding sequence ATGCCGGCCACGGCGCGCAGCCGTGGCCCCTATGTGATGGGCGGTGAAAGCCGGCTGGCCTTTCGCTGCCTGCCGACCGACATCGATTTCAACGTCCATCTCAACAATGCGCGCTACATGATGCTGGCCGACCTCGGCCGCATCGACCTCTTCGTCCGTGCCGGCCTTATCACGCTGGCGCGGAAGAATGGCTGGGCGCCGATGATGGGCGGGCTGCAGGCGGTCTATGCGCGCGAAATCAGGTTGTGGCGCCGCTTCGAAGTGGTGTCCTCGATCGAGACCTGGGAAGGCAGCCAGGTCATCGGCAAGCATCGCTTCGTCCTCGACAATGGCGAGACGGCTGCGTTGATCCTGACGACGGCCGGCGTCTATGACCGCAAGGCGCGCCGCTTTGTCGATATTGACGAGGTTGTCGCCGCACTTGGCCGCGCGGTCGCCCCGCGACCGCCGACGCAGGAAGAACGGATTTTCATGACGTCGCATCAGGGTTTGCGCACTCTCGCCAAGGCGGCCGATTGA
- the ppk2 gene encoding polyphosphate kinase 2, producing MKKAKETPATPTSGPLKIKIDGKEREFDIENPELPDWVEDNKLTAGGYPYDKKMKSDEYDETLEKLQIELVKSQAWLQATGKRVMALFEGRDAAGKGGTIFVLRQYLNPRTARNVALTKPTPTEVGQWYYQRYVDQFPTSGEFVTFDRSWYNRAGVEPVMGFCTPEQHEKFLDETPHFERMIVNDDIHFFKFWLNIGQETQLERFHDRRYSPLKSWKFSPMDVAGITKWDDYTKARDTMFERTHKEFAPWIIVRANDKRRSRLAVMRRILLSLPYDGRDLDIIGKEDKKIIGEGPSFLGKEG from the coding sequence ATGAAAAAAGCCAAGGAAACTCCCGCAACGCCGACGTCAGGTCCGCTGAAGATCAAGATCGACGGCAAGGAACGGGAGTTCGACATCGAAAATCCCGAGCTTCCCGACTGGGTCGAGGACAACAAGCTGACCGCCGGCGGCTACCCCTACGACAAGAAGATGAAAAGCGACGAGTATGACGAGACGCTCGAGAAATTGCAGATCGAGCTGGTCAAGTCGCAGGCGTGGCTGCAGGCGACCGGCAAGCGGGTGATGGCGCTGTTCGAAGGTCGCGACGCCGCCGGCAAAGGCGGCACGATCTTCGTGCTGCGCCAGTATCTCAACCCACGCACGGCACGCAACGTGGCGCTGACCAAGCCGACCCCGACCGAAGTGGGACAGTGGTACTACCAGCGCTATGTCGACCAGTTCCCGACGTCGGGAGAATTCGTCACCTTCGACCGCTCCTGGTACAACCGCGCCGGTGTCGAGCCGGTGATGGGTTTCTGCACGCCTGAGCAGCACGAAAAGTTTCTCGATGAGACGCCGCATTTCGAACGGATGATCGTCAACGACGACATCCACTTCTTCAAATTCTGGCTGAACATTGGCCAGGAAACACAGCTCGAGCGCTTTCACGATCGCCGCTACAGCCCGCTGAAGAGCTGGAAGTTCTCGCCGATGGATGTCGCCGGCATCACCAAATGGGACGATTACACCAAGGCACGCGACACCATGTTCGAGCGCACCCACAAGGAGTTCGCGCCGTGGATCATCGTGCGGGCCAACGACAAGCGGCGCTCGCGGCTGGCGGTGATGCGACGCATCCTTCTGTCGCTGCCCTATGACGGCCGCGATCTCGATATCATCGGCAAGGAAGACAAGAAGATCATCGGCGAGGGGCCGTCATTCCTCGGCAAGGAAGGTTGA
- a CDS encoding helix-turn-helix transcriptional regulator has product MGQFDRTLEYIDQLQHAGTAAVVCEKLLGITSDFGLTALMAGTVPQPGTPAGQQKQHVLLCDWPVEWLERYVARNYVDHDPVVSHMKQLQAPFQWREAAQGFRIDKSSGEVMGDAGAFKLRDGLAFPLITLDGQIVMVSLGGEAVQLSAAEFGLVSLVSTYAVGRAMQLHTMATKTIDHIELTPRERECLKWAAVGKSEWEISQILGISEHTSEKHLLNAKSKLGAVNRVQAVAEAIRRGYIS; this is encoded by the coding sequence ATGGGTCAATTCGATCGTACGCTGGAATACATAGACCAACTGCAGCACGCCGGAACGGCGGCGGTGGTCTGCGAAAAGCTGTTGGGCATAACGTCGGATTTCGGTCTGACCGCGCTGATGGCCGGAACCGTTCCGCAGCCGGGCACGCCTGCCGGGCAGCAAAAGCAGCATGTGCTGCTTTGCGACTGGCCGGTCGAATGGCTGGAGCGCTACGTGGCGCGCAACTATGTCGATCACGATCCGGTGGTCAGCCACATGAAGCAGCTGCAGGCGCCGTTCCAGTGGCGCGAGGCCGCTCAAGGGTTTCGCATCGACAAGAGCAGCGGCGAAGTGATGGGCGACGCCGGCGCTTTCAAGCTGCGCGATGGCCTTGCCTTTCCGCTGATCACGCTCGATGGCCAGATCGTCATGGTGTCGCTCGGTGGCGAGGCCGTGCAACTGTCGGCGGCCGAGTTCGGCCTGGTGTCGCTGGTCTCAACCTATGCCGTTGGCCGCGCCATGCAACTCCACACCATGGCGACGAAGACCATCGACCATATCGAATTGACGCCGCGCGAACGCGAATGCCTGAAATGGGCCGCCGTCGGCAAGTCCGAATGGGAGATTTCGCAAATCCTCGGCATCTCCGAGCACACCTCGGAGAAACATCTTCTTAACGCCAAAAGCAAACTCGGTGCCGTCAACCGGGTCCAGGCCGTCGCGGAAGCGATACGACGCGGCTACATTAGTTAG
- a CDS encoding enoyl-CoA hydratase-related protein, with amino-acid sequence MRSEITMHHPQPELRNHTLIVTVSSADGRPVLDRRAYESLARTFHEAADNDEVRVVVLRGLAGCFCLGGDFSEFLDPSKHQKLIAAVTDMFRTLATFPKPILACVDGDAVGVGCTILFHCDMVIASNESTFRVPFVDFGLVPDAATSILAPQKLGYAGAFRFFCLGDTLRAEDARALGLVAEIVHDGVEDATLGRARQLAKKPVAALLQTRGLLKGNTGALCDRIDQEISLFQQALQDDTTLRRLQRIARLAA; translated from the coding sequence ATGAGATCGGAGATCACCATGCATCACCCGCAACCTGAGCTGCGCAACCACACGCTGATCGTTACCGTATCGTCGGCCGACGGCCGGCCGGTGCTCGACAGAAGGGCCTATGAAAGCCTTGCCAGGACGTTCCATGAAGCCGCCGACAATGACGAGGTGCGTGTCGTCGTGTTGCGTGGCCTGGCAGGCTGCTTTTGTCTTGGCGGTGACTTTTCCGAGTTCCTCGACCCCAGCAAGCACCAGAAGCTGATTGCCGCCGTCACCGACATGTTCCGCACGCTGGCGACGTTCCCCAAGCCGATCCTGGCCTGTGTCGACGGCGATGCCGTCGGCGTCGGCTGCACCATCCTGTTCCACTGCGACATGGTGATCGCTTCCAATGAAAGCACGTTCCGGGTGCCGTTCGTCGATTTCGGCCTTGTGCCGGACGCGGCGACCAGCATCCTGGCGCCACAGAAGCTCGGCTATGCCGGCGCCTTCCGCTTCTTCTGCCTCGGCGACACGCTTCGCGCCGAGGACGCCAGGGCGCTCGGCCTCGTCGCCGAGATCGTGCATGACGGCGTGGAGGACGCGACGCTTGGCCGGGCAAGGCAGCTCGCCAAGAAGCCGGTAGCTGCCCTGCTGCAGACGCGCGGCCTGCTCAAGGGTAACACCGGCGCGCTGTGCGACCGCATCGACCAGGAGATATCGCTGTTCCAGCAGGCGCTGCAGGACGACACCACGCTGCGGCGCCTTCAGCGCATTGCCAGGCTGGCTGCCTGA
- a CDS encoding acyl-homoserine-lactone synthase, whose translation MLFCLTTQELMERPDLWEAVHRLRYQIFVEEMGWEDLRRPDGFEVDQFDHDEAVHQIVIRGNEVAGYQRMLPTTRPHLLTEVLTELAEGTPPSGPNIWELTRYAVAAGYRDGRRGVSTVGTELIAGFVEWGLKRGVDKVIIEFEPMWVLRALQLHFLATPLGYQRTYGKQQVVATLLSFNEHTLDVVRERRNHHASVLARGYPDMFGQRRAS comes from the coding sequence ATGCTTTTTTGTCTTACAACCCAAGAACTGATGGAACGTCCCGACCTTTGGGAGGCCGTCCATCGACTGCGCTACCAGATATTTGTCGAGGAGATGGGATGGGAGGACTTGCGGCGCCCGGACGGTTTCGAGGTCGATCAGTTCGACCATGACGAGGCAGTGCATCAGATCGTCATCAGAGGCAACGAGGTCGCGGGCTATCAACGGATGCTGCCGACCACCCGGCCCCATTTGCTGACCGAGGTCTTGACCGAACTGGCCGAAGGAACGCCGCCTTCCGGTCCCAACATTTGGGAGTTGACCCGTTACGCGGTGGCTGCCGGTTATCGTGATGGCCGTCGCGGCGTCTCGACCGTCGGCACCGAATTGATCGCTGGCTTCGTCGAGTGGGGGCTGAAGCGCGGCGTCGACAAGGTGATCATCGAGTTCGAGCCGATGTGGGTGTTGCGTGCCTTGCAACTGCATTTCCTGGCGACGCCGCTGGGCTATCAGCGCACCTACGGCAAGCAACAGGTCGTGGCGACGCTGCTCTCCTTCAACGAGCACACGCTGGACGTGGTGCGTGAGCGTCGCAATCATCATGCCTCCGTTCTGGCCAGGGGATACCCCGACATGTTCGGGCAAAGGCGGGCGTCATGA